The DNA segment ACCGGGGTGCAATGCTGGAAAAATACGCCATCAACTATGTGCTGGATACAAGGCTCAGCTTCGACGGCAGCGCCTACTGGCTTTTCGCGCAACTGGTTTACGCTGGCAATGACGAAGTTATCTGGGCCGAGCGCTTCAGCATGGAGGCCCAGGATCTGCCGCGCCAGCATCGCGAAATCGGTCAACGCGTCGTGGCGTCGGTCGCTAGCTATATCGAGCGCAACGAATTTTCCCGCGACTATTTCGAGCGGAATCCGGAAGCTTATCGTCAATATCTGCTCGGCCAGCGTCATCTGAAACATCTCGATTTGCCGGACATCCGTCGGGCCCGCAAGGCATTCCAAGCAGCCCTGAAGGAGAACCCCTATTTCTCGCCTGCTCTCAGCGGCGTCGCGCGCACCTACCATCTCGAGTGGTTGGTGACGGCGCAGGGCGACGCAAGGCTGTTGAAGCTTGCCGAGGAAGAGGCCGGCAAGGCGATTGCGACCGGTCAGGATATCGTGGGCGGCTATCATCAATTCGGCGTCGCCAAGCTCTACCAGGGAGCTTTTGATGAAAGTATCGAGGCCTTCGAACTAGCCGAGACTATCAGTCCGCATTATGCCGACGTCATCGCCGACTATGCCGACACGCTGATGCATGCTTCGAAACCAAGTGAGGCTTTGGAAAAGGTTGAACGCGCCATCAAGCTCAATCCGTTGAGCCCGGACCTCTATTTCTGGACAGCAGCAAGCGCTAACTACTCTCTTCAACGTTATGAGGATGCCGGCGCCTATATCTCGCGTATGGCCGATCCTTCTCAGGCTGCGCGACTTGCCGCGGCAACGGCGGCAATGGCGGGCGACATGCGCAAGGCCAAAGCGTTGGTGCGCAAAGTTAAAGAGACCTATCCTGATTTTAAGATCGATACTTGGCTTTCCATCGTTCCCCTACGAGAACAATGGCAGAAAGACCAATATCGCGAAGGGCTGCGAAGAGCAGGATTTGACTGAGATATTTAACCATTGAGGGGATTTGGGCATGACAAATTTTGTAGTAATCGGCGTTCCCGGCAATTCACAACTTTACCTCGCCGATCTAGGCGCAGGTACTATATCTCCGCTCGCAGCGCCAGCGGGCAGCGATCTCGGCACTGCCGATCAGTTGCGTAATGCCGGCGCAACTATCATTAAGGGTGTCAACCTTGCCGTTGCCGTTGGCAGTTCGGCTGATGCCGCTAATGGTAGGCTCGATGAAGCAGCGAGCATCAGATTGGACGAGGGCCCGGCAAGCGGCAGGCTCGACGAAGCTCCTGCGGGTGGCAGGCTCGACGAGTAACACCAGAGGCGTCGTGGCGGCGGTAATGACTTCAGATCCATCTTTGGTTGAATTCCTCACCCGGAATTCAGGTCGGAAGGAATTTGTCGCCGCCTCATCGCCTTATTCAGACCGTACCTGTTCCGCCGAGGAGACGTTTCGGCGGATCGAACCTTGTCTTGCGGCTCATGGCGTCACCCGCCTCGGCCGCTTGACGGGGCTCGACAAGGTCGGCATTCCCGTCTGGCAGGCGGTCAGTCCGAACGCGCGCTCGATCGTCATCAACAATGGCAAAGGCATCACCGATCTCGATGCCAAGGTCTCAGCGGCCATGGAGGCACTGGAGCGGACTGTTGCAGGCGCACCCGCCGTCAAAACCGTTATTACCAGTCGCCGGCAACTGATGGCCGAAGGACTTCATGCCGATCTCTTGCCATCGCTGATTGCCAAGAGTCAGGCCGATATCGCCGACGACGAAGAGATCACCTGGGCCGAAGGCTATGATCTGATCGCCGCCCAAAAAGCTTGGGTTCCCTTCGACGCAGTCACGCTTGACCGCACTGTCCGCAGTTCGCGCTTCTGGCAGTCTTCCGATGGCCTCGCCTCGGGGAATGTACTGGCCGAAGCCATCCTGCACGGCTTACTCGAACGCATCGAGCGTGATGCCGAAGTCCTCTGGGATATTTCCGAGCCGAAGCTGCGCATGGGCGCCTGCATCGATCCTGCCTCGTTCGCCGATCCAGTGCTGGACGAACTTATCGTGAAGATTACTGCCGCCGGCCTGACGCTGCGGCTCTTCGATATCACCAGCAACATTGGTATACCTGTTATCGTGGCCCTCCTCGGTCCTGGAGAAATCGCAGAAGCGCGGCGTATCCGCTACCTCGATGTTACGATCGGCAGCGGCGCTCATCTATCGCCGGTGCGAGCGGCGATCCGTGCCGTGACGGAAGCAGCGCAATCGCGCCTGACCTTCATCAGCGGCGCCCGCGACGATATCCGTCCCGAGAATTTCACCCGGGAACTACCGGAGAGCATCCGCCGTTGCTTCGACGCCATGCCGAAGCCAGCGGCAAGACCGAATGAAGTCCTGCCGCATGACGCTGAAGCCCTGTTGCATCTGACC comes from the Rhizobium sp. NXC24 genome and includes:
- a CDS encoding DNA-binding protein, with product MDGTGATVPFPEKGLLSLCFLLTSPSPQKNRAELAEFLWGDIPLDKGLANLRQTLSRVKNRQDELGIGLLLIEQATVSANLQAFTTDLALLDAVSQTNPHTALEELLQLGRWDFLARTEVIGGTARMWLRTQRDRIKTKMLTTLRDAIAAMGKDADATIVKEAALRLFEAHPEDETVYQILGETYAGEPQLESARHIFESRRKYRWGELPVDPDPQTLSVARRLFERQRSIAPQLREKAPSQLEVIPPVPRGPPKLALLPPVNTSSNYQPAVFLSAALLEDITVGLCVLKTVTMVAHYTAEKIALNLDRGAMLEKYAINYVLDTRLSFDGSAYWLFAQLVYAGNDEVIWAERFSMEAQDLPRQHREIGQRVVASVASYIERNEFSRDYFERNPEAYRQYLLGQRHLKHLDLPDIRRARKAFQAALKENPYFSPALSGVARTYHLEWLVTAQGDARLLKLAEEEAGKAIATGQDIVGGYHQFGVAKLYQGAFDESIEAFELAETISPHYADVIADYADTLMHASKPSEALEKVERAIKLNPLSPDLYFWTAASANYSLQRYEDAGAYISRMADPSQAARLAAATAAMAGDMRKAKALVRKVKETYPDFKIDTWLSIVPLREQWQKDQYREGLRRAGFD
- a CDS encoding YcaO-like family protein: MTSDPSLVEFLTRNSGRKEFVAASSPYSDRTCSAEETFRRIEPCLAAHGVTRLGRLTGLDKVGIPVWQAVSPNARSIVINNGKGITDLDAKVSAAMEALERTVAGAPAVKTVITSRRQLMAEGLHADLLPSLIAKSQADIADDEEITWAEGYDLIAAQKAWVPFDAVTLDRTVRSSRFWQSSDGLASGNVLAEAILHGLLERIERDAEVLWDISEPKLRMGACIDPASFADPVLDELIVKITAAGLTLRLFDITSNIGIPVIVALLGPGEIAEARRIRYLDVTIGSGAHLSPVRAAIRAVTEAAQSRLTFISGARDDIRPENFTRELPESIRRCFDAMPKPAARPNEVLPHDAEALLHLTIVRLRQAGINSAIALSLGDASLPFAVAKLVVPQLENPAGDRKRRFGYRAISKTLQLL